The Doryrhamphus excisus isolate RoL2022-K1 chromosome 18, RoL_Dexc_1.0, whole genome shotgun sequence genome contains a region encoding:
- the phtf1 gene encoding putative homeodomain transcription factor 1 isoform X3, with the protein MQVAAVLLYMEVPSATASEVFGPMCLMLLLGTVHCQIVSTECSRWPLSGLSPGNSNSGTSPARRRRPRKGRGQKKSDEKNESEDMEQQGSSQLDEIQQLNRKDERRSKRKSGFGASDELSSEEEDGVQSVEVPPAVPRLRKPNPKAATRPQQEGGGALRVKPREVERLRPSVGSRLASDTDDTMWEELLQGSDSASTGSSDSDDNGRFAASLALQQTTTLSSDDESLQGITGHQLSWFQACHPSKDRVSAIIWEQGECKKADMSVLEISGIILTRVKLAEQGVGYLVFGGLVTATLALLPFAFRLAQRLDVSSLCSLSASDLVEIVFSPASFHAYAFFFITTVLRVCLTGLFFFMMCVAERTYKQRLLFAKHFSHLTSARKAKKSEIPHFRLKKVQNIKMWLSLRSFLRRRGPQRSVDVIVSTIFLLALSTSFIICAQLLQSHKTFLESLTNWELMLWTSSLVLFLLRLATLGSETNCKYSNSSVLLTEQINLYLKMEKKPNKKEELNIVNNVLKLATKLMKELDTPFRLLGLTVNPLIYNITRVVILSAVSAVVSDLLGFNIRLWKIKP; encoded by the exons ATGCAAG TGGCCGCAGTGCTCCTCTACATGGAGGTCCCCAGTGCCACTGCCAGTGAGGTGTTTGGGCCTATGTGTCTGATGCTGTTGCTAGGCACCGTGCACTGCCAGATTGTGTCCACCGAGTGTAGCCGGTGGCCCTTGAGTGGTCTATCTCCCGGCAATAGCAATAGTGGCACCAGCCCGGCCCGTAGGAGGAG GCCCAGGAAGGGCAGAGGCCAGAAGAAATCTGACGAGAAGAATGAGAGCGAGGACATGGAGCAGCAAGGCTCGTCACAGTTAGACGAAATCCAGCAATTAAACAGAAAAGATGAGAGAAGA AGCAAAAGAAAATCAGGTTTCGGAGCGTCTGACGAGCTCTCTAGTGAGGAAGAAGACGGAGTGCAATCAGTGGAAGTGCCACCCGCAGTGCCGAGGTTGAGGAAGCCCAACCCAAAAGCTGCAACGAGGCCTCAG CAGGAAGGTGGCGGGGCCTTGAGGGTGAAGCCACGCGAGGTGGAGCGCCTCAGACCGAGCGTGGGCAGCCGTTTGGCCTCCGACACTGACGACACCATGTGGGAGGAGCTTCTCCAGGGCTCAGACTCTGCCTCGACGGGAAGCAGCGACAGTGATGATAATGGGAGGTTCGCTGCCAGTTTGGCGCTCCAGCAGACCACCACGTTGAGTAGCGATGATGAGAGCCTGCAAGGCATCACTGGA CACCAACTGTCCTGGTTCCAGGCGTGCCATCCTTCCAAGGACCGCGTCAGTGCCATCATATGGGAGCAGGGCGAGTGTAAGAAAGCAGACATGTCCGTGTTGGAGATCAGCGGGATCATCCTCACTCGG GTGAAACTAGCAGAGCAAGGCGTGGGCTACCTGGTGTTTGGTGGACTGGTGACCGCCACGCTGGCGCTGCTGCCCTTTGCCTTCCGCTTGGCCCAGCGTCTAGACGTGTCCAGCCTCTGCTCGCTGTCGGCGTCCGATCTGGTGGAGATAGTGTTCAGTCCGGCCAGTTTTCACGCTTACGCCTTTTTCTTCATCACAACGGTGCTGAGAGTGTGTCTCACAGGGTTGTTCTTCTTCATGATGTGTGTGGCTGAGAGGACATACAAGCAG AGGCTTTTATTCGCCAAACACTTCAGCCACCTCACGTCAGCCCGCAAAGCCAAAAAGTCAGAGATCCCTCACTTCCGCCTGAAGAAGGTGCAGAACATCAAGATGTGGCTGTCGCTGCGCTCCTTCCTCAGG AGGCGTGGCCCGCAGCGCTCCGTCGACGTCATTGTGTCCACCATCTTCCTGCTGGCCCTCTCCACCTCATTCATCATCTGTGCACAG cTTTTACAAAGCCACAAAACCTTCCTGGAGTCACTGACCAACTGGGAGCTGATGTTGTGGACCTCGTCGCTTGTTCTTTTCCTGCTAAGACTCGCCACACTGGGATCAGAGACTAACTGCAAATATAGCAACTCCTCTGTGTTGCTCACTGAGCAG ATCAACTTGTATCTCAAGATGGAGAAAAAGCCCAACAAGAAAGAAGAGCTCAATATAGTGAACAATGTCTTAAAGCTCGCTACTAAACTGATGAAG GAGCTGGACACTCCTTTCCGCCTTCTCGGTCTGACCGTCAACCCACTCATCTACAACATCACCAGGGTGGTCATCTTGTCGGCTGTTTCTGCCGTGGTCAGTGACCTGCTGGGCTTCAACATTAGA TTGTGGAAAATCAAACCTTAA
- the LOC131106082 gene encoding olfactory receptor class A-like protein 1 yields the protein MDLCVTIKGVSFLLQTGMGILGNAVVLLAYAHIIFTEPKLLPVDMILCHLAFANLMLLLTRCVPQTMTVFGLTNLLNDAGCKVVIYGYRIGRALSVCITCMLSVFQAVTIAPAGPRLSRLKPALPSLVVPTFAGLWLLNMAICIAAPFFSMAPRNGTVPAFTLNLGFCHVDFRDNLSYVINGVAVSGRDFAFVALMVASSGYILLLLHHHSRQVRAIRRSQGGGVETRAAKTVVTLVVLYVLFFGIDNIIWIYMLTESKVSPVVADMRVFFSSCYASLSPYFIISSNKKVKAKILCAVEQDQPASTDTQESHDK from the coding sequence ATGGACCTGTGTGTAACCATCAAAGGCGTCTCCTTCCTCTTGCAAACAGGTATGGGCATCTTGGGGAACGCCGTGGTTCTGCTGGCTTACGCCCACATCATCTTCACCGAGCCCAAGCTGCTTCCTGTGGACATGATCCTGTGCCACCTGGCCTTCGCCAACCTCATGCTCTTGCTGACCCGCTGCGTCCCCCAGACCATGACCGTGTTTGGCCTCACAAACCTGCTCAACGACGCGGGCTGCAAGGTGGTCATTTACGGGTATCGTATCGGTCGGGCGTTGTCAGTGTGCATCACATGCATGCTGAGTGTGTTCCAGGCGGTCACCATCGCCCCCGCCGGGCCCCGCTTGTCCAGACTGAAGCCAGCGCTTCCTTCTTTGGTCGTCCCCACCTTTGCTGGACTCTGGTTGCTCAACATGGCCATATGCATCGCAGCACCTTTCTTCTCCATGGCTCCAAGGAATGGCACCGTTCCGGCCTTCACGCTCAACTTGGGCTTTTGTCATGTGGACTTCAGGGACAACTTGTCCTATGTCATCAATGGGGTCGCTGTCTCCGGAAGGGATTTTGCATTTGTGGCGCTAATGGTAGCCTCAAGTGGTTACATACTACTTCTTCTCCATCACCACAGTCGCCAAGTGAGAGCGATCCGTCGCTCCCAAGGTGGCGGAGTGGAGACCAGAGCAGCCAAGACTGTGGTTACTTTAGTGGTCCTGTATGTCTTATTCTTTGGCATCGATAACATAATCTGGATCTACATGCTGACTGAATCCAAGGTGTCCCCTGTGGTGGCTGACATGAGAGTGTTCTTCTCCTCCTGCTATGCTTCCCTCAGCCCATACTTCATTATCTCTTCCAACAAGAAGGTCAAGGCCAAAATCCTGTGTGCGGTCGAGCAAGACCAAccagcatcaacggacactcaGGAGTCACAtgataaatga
- the phtf1 gene encoding putative homeodomain transcription factor 1 isoform X1 has protein sequence MARISWYQEKIGAYDQQVWEKSLEQTDLNGLDSKPRKTGHIKSDLIDVDLVRGSTFSKAKPARPWTALTRKGLVRVLLFPFFFPWWIQVTSKSISVCILVLYFMQVAAVLLYMEVPSATASEVFGPMCLMLLLGTVHCQIVSTECSRWPLSGLSPGNSNSGTSPARRRRPRKGRGQKKSDEKNESEDMEQQGSSQLDEIQQLNRKDERRSKRKSGFGASDELSSEEEDGVQSVEVPPAVPRLRKPNPKAATRPQQEGGGALRVKPREVERLRPSVGSRLASDTDDTMWEELLQGSDSASTGSSDSDDNGRFAASLALQQTTTLSSDDESLQGITGHQLSWFQACHPSKDRVSAIIWEQGECKKADMSVLEISGIILTRVKLAEQGVGYLVFGGLVTATLALLPFAFRLAQRLDVSSLCSLSASDLVEIVFSPASFHAYAFFFITTVLRVCLTGLFFFMMCVAERTYKQRLLFAKHFSHLTSARKAKKSEIPHFRLKKVQNIKMWLSLRSFLRRRGPQRSVDVIVSTIFLLALSTSFIICAQLLQSHKTFLESLTNWELMLWTSSLVLFLLRLATLGSETNCKYSNSSVLLTEQINLYLKMEKKPNKKEELNIVNNVLKLATKLMKELDTPFRLLGLTVNPLIYNITRVVILSAVSAVVSDLLGFNIRLWKIKP, from the exons ATGGCCAGAATATCCTGGTATCAAGAGAAG ATAGGCGCCTACGACCAACAAGTTTGGGAGAAATCGCTGGAGCAGACAGACTTAAAT GGTTTGGACAGCAAACCGAGGAAAACCGGTCACATCAAGTCAGACCTCATCGATGTCGACTTAGTAAGAG GGTCCACATTCAGCAAAGCCAAGCCAGCACGTCCATGGACAGCTTTGACTCGCAAGGGTCTGGTCAGAGTGTTACTGTTTCCTTTCTTTTTCCCGTGGTGGATCCAGGTCACATCCAAATCCATCTCCGTTTGTATTCTGGTGCTGTACTTCATGCAAG TGGCCGCAGTGCTCCTCTACATGGAGGTCCCCAGTGCCACTGCCAGTGAGGTGTTTGGGCCTATGTGTCTGATGCTGTTGCTAGGCACCGTGCACTGCCAGATTGTGTCCACCGAGTGTAGCCGGTGGCCCTTGAGTGGTCTATCTCCCGGCAATAGCAATAGTGGCACCAGCCCGGCCCGTAGGAGGAG GCCCAGGAAGGGCAGAGGCCAGAAGAAATCTGACGAGAAGAATGAGAGCGAGGACATGGAGCAGCAAGGCTCGTCACAGTTAGACGAAATCCAGCAATTAAACAGAAAAGATGAGAGAAGA AGCAAAAGAAAATCAGGTTTCGGAGCGTCTGACGAGCTCTCTAGTGAGGAAGAAGACGGAGTGCAATCAGTGGAAGTGCCACCCGCAGTGCCGAGGTTGAGGAAGCCCAACCCAAAAGCTGCAACGAGGCCTCAG CAGGAAGGTGGCGGGGCCTTGAGGGTGAAGCCACGCGAGGTGGAGCGCCTCAGACCGAGCGTGGGCAGCCGTTTGGCCTCCGACACTGACGACACCATGTGGGAGGAGCTTCTCCAGGGCTCAGACTCTGCCTCGACGGGAAGCAGCGACAGTGATGATAATGGGAGGTTCGCTGCCAGTTTGGCGCTCCAGCAGACCACCACGTTGAGTAGCGATGATGAGAGCCTGCAAGGCATCACTGGA CACCAACTGTCCTGGTTCCAGGCGTGCCATCCTTCCAAGGACCGCGTCAGTGCCATCATATGGGAGCAGGGCGAGTGTAAGAAAGCAGACATGTCCGTGTTGGAGATCAGCGGGATCATCCTCACTCGG GTGAAACTAGCAGAGCAAGGCGTGGGCTACCTGGTGTTTGGTGGACTGGTGACCGCCACGCTGGCGCTGCTGCCCTTTGCCTTCCGCTTGGCCCAGCGTCTAGACGTGTCCAGCCTCTGCTCGCTGTCGGCGTCCGATCTGGTGGAGATAGTGTTCAGTCCGGCCAGTTTTCACGCTTACGCCTTTTTCTTCATCACAACGGTGCTGAGAGTGTGTCTCACAGGGTTGTTCTTCTTCATGATGTGTGTGGCTGAGAGGACATACAAGCAG AGGCTTTTATTCGCCAAACACTTCAGCCACCTCACGTCAGCCCGCAAAGCCAAAAAGTCAGAGATCCCTCACTTCCGCCTGAAGAAGGTGCAGAACATCAAGATGTGGCTGTCGCTGCGCTCCTTCCTCAGG AGGCGTGGCCCGCAGCGCTCCGTCGACGTCATTGTGTCCACCATCTTCCTGCTGGCCCTCTCCACCTCATTCATCATCTGTGCACAG cTTTTACAAAGCCACAAAACCTTCCTGGAGTCACTGACCAACTGGGAGCTGATGTTGTGGACCTCGTCGCTTGTTCTTTTCCTGCTAAGACTCGCCACACTGGGATCAGAGACTAACTGCAAATATAGCAACTCCTCTGTGTTGCTCACTGAGCAG ATCAACTTGTATCTCAAGATGGAGAAAAAGCCCAACAAGAAAGAAGAGCTCAATATAGTGAACAATGTCTTAAAGCTCGCTACTAAACTGATGAAG GAGCTGGACACTCCTTTCCGCCTTCTCGGTCTGACCGTCAACCCACTCATCTACAACATCACCAGGGTGGTCATCTTGTCGGCTGTTTCTGCCGTGGTCAGTGACCTGCTGGGCTTCAACATTAGA TTGTGGAAAATCAAACCTTAA
- the LOC131105947 gene encoding olfactory receptor class A-like protein 1 — protein MDLCVTIKGVSFLLQTGMGILGNAVVLLAYAHIIFTEPKLLPVDMILCHLAFAHLMLMLTRGVPQTLTVFGYTDLFNDAGCKVIIFSYRISRALSVCITCMLSVFQAVTVAPAGPRLSKLKSALPSLVLPTFAGLWLLNSAIYFQTFFHAKAPRNGTIPAFTINVGFCHVDFKNSLTYIIKGVLSSGRDFCFVALMVASSVYILLLLHHHSHQMKAIRRSQGGGAETRAAKSVVTLVVLYVLFFGIDNIIWIYMLTETKVSPVVADMRVFFSSCYASLSPYFIISSNKKIKTKILCAVEQDQPASIDTQESHVK, from the coding sequence ATGGACCTGTGTGTAACCATCAAAGGCGTCTCCTTCCTTTTGCAAACAGGTATGGGCATCTTGGGGAACGCCGTGGTTCTGCTGGCTTACGCCCACATCATCTTCACCGAGCCCAAGCTGCTTCCTGTGGACATGATCCTGTGCCACCTGGCCTTCGCTCACCTCATGCTGATGCTGACACGCGGCGTTCCACAGACCTTGACCGTGTTCGGCTACACCGATTTGTTCAACGACGCGGGCTGCAAGGTGATCATTTTCAGCTATCGTATCAGTCGGGCGTTGTCAGTGTGCATCACATGCATGCTGAGTGTGTTCCAGGCGGTCACCGTCGCCCCCGCCGGGCCCCGCTTGTCCAAACTGAAGTCAGCACTTCCTTCTTTGGTTCTCCCCACCTTTGCTGGACTCTGGTTGCTCAACTCTGCCATATACTTTCAAACCTTTTTTCACGCTAAAGCTCCACGTAATGGCACCATCCCCGCTTTTACCATCAACGTCGGTTTTTGTCATGTGGACTTCAAAAACAGCCTGACTTACATCATAAAAGGGGTATTATCATCCGGAAGGGATTTTTGCTTTGTGGCGCTAATGGTGGCCTCCAGCGTTTATATCCTACTTCTTCTCCATCACCACAGTCACCAGATGAAAGCGATCCGTCGCTCCCAAGGAGGCGGAGCGGAGACCAGAGCAGCCAAGTCTGTGGTTACTTTAGTGGTCCTGTATGTCTTATTCTTTGGCATCGATAACATAATCTGGATCTACATGCTGACTGAAACCAAGGTGTCCCCTGTGGTGGCTGACATGAGAGTGTTCTTCTCCTCCTGCTATGCTTCCCTCAGCCCATACTTCATTATCTCCTCCAACAAGAAAATCAAGACCAAAATCCTGTGTGCGGTCGAGCAAGACCAACCAGCATCAATTGACACTCAGGAGTCACATGTTAAATGA
- the LOC131106170 gene encoding 6-phosphofructo-2-kinase/fructose-2,6-bisphosphatase 2-like isoform X2, which produces MSNHQRDNGYVGSVDSKKDVRVNEKKCSWASYMTNSPTVIVMIGLPARGKTYMSKKLTRYLNWIGVPTKVFNLGVYRREAVRAYKSYDFFRHDNEEAMKIRKQCALVALQDVKVYLTDEGGQIAVFDATNTTRDRRDLIQAFVKENAFKVFFVESVCDDPEVIAANIMEVKVSSPDYPERHRERVMDDFLKRIECYKVTYQPLDPDDYDKDLSFIKVMNVGRRFLVNRVQDYIQSKIVYYLMNIHVHSHSIYLCRHGESNHNVEGRIGGDAELSPRGKQFACALRDFIEDHELSDLKVWTSQLRRTIQTAEELAVPYEQWKILNEIDAGVCEEMTYEMIQRSFPEEFALRDQDKYHYRYPGGESYQDLVQRLEPAIMELERQGNVLVVCHQAVMRCLLAYFLDKSAEDLPYMKCPLHTVLKLTPVAYGCKVEMFYLNVEAVNTHRDRPLDSLCEGIHFDSPDETSGCIRF; this is translated from the exons ATGTCGAACCACCAACGAGATAACGGTTACGTGGGCTCAGTCGATTCCAAGAAAGACGTGAGGGTGAATGAGAAGAAATGCT CATGGGCGTCTTACATGACAAATTCCCCCACCGTGATCGTCATGATTGGCCTGCCTGCCAGAGGGAAGACATACATGTCCAAAAAGCTCACGCGGTACCTCAACTGGATCGGCGTTCCCACCAAAG TGTTTAACCTGGGCGTGTACCGCAGGGAGGCCGTCAGAGCCTATAAGTCCTACGACTTCTTCCGCCACGACAACGAGGAGGCCATGAAGATCAGGAA GCAATGCGCTCTGGTGGCCCTGCAGGATGTTAAGGTGTACCTTACAGACGAGGGAGGCCAGATTGCT GTTTTTGACGCGACCAACACAACAAGAGATCGCCGAGACCTTATTCAAGCTTTTGTAAAGGAGAATGCATTTAAG GTGTTCTTCGTGGAGTCGGTGTGTGACGACCCTGAGGTCATTGCTGCTAATATCATG GAAGTCAAGGTGTCCAGTCCGGACTACCCCGAGAGGCACCGGGAGAGGGTCATGGATGACTTCCTGAAACGCATAGAGTGCTACAAGGTGACTTACCAGCCATTGGACCCCGATGATTATGACAA GGACCTGTCTTTCATCAAGGTGATGAACGTTGGCCGGCGGTTCTTGGTAAACCGGGTGCAAGACTACATCCAGAGTAAGATCGTCTACTACCTCATGAACATCCACGTGCACTCGCACTCCATCTATCTGTGTCGTCACGGCGAGAGCAACCACAACGTCGAGGGTCGCATCGGGGGAGATGCCGAACTTTCTCCTCGTGGCAAACAG TTTGCCTGTGCCCTTCGGGACTTCATCGAGGACCACGAGCTGTCAGACCTGAAGGTGTGGACGAGCCAGCTGAGACGCACCATACAGACGGCAGAGGAGCTAGCTGTCCCGTACGAGCAGTGGAAAATTCTCAATGAGATTGACGCG GGTGTTTGCGAGGAAATGACTTATGAGATGATTCAGAGGTCGTTTCCGGAGGAGTTTGCTTTGAGGGACCAAGACAAATATCACTATCGCTATCCTGGAGGGGAG TCGTACCAGGATCTGGTCCAGCGTCTGGAGCCGGCCATCATGGAACTGGAGAGGCAAGGCAATGTTCTGGTCGTCTGCCACCAGGCGGTCATGCGCTGTCTTCTGGCCTACTTCCTGGATAAAAGTGCAG AGGATCTGCCCTACATGAAATGTCCGCTTCACACCGTCCTCAAACTCACCCCCGTGGCGTATG GCTGTAAAGTGGAAATGTTTTATCTCAACGTGGAGGCGGTCAACACGCATCGGGATCGACCTCTT GACTCCCTGTGTGAAGGAATCCACTTTGACAGCCCCGATGAAACGAGCGGCTGCATCCGCTTTTGA
- the phtf1 gene encoding putative homeodomain transcription factor 1 isoform X2, with amino-acid sequence MARISWYQEKIGAYDQQVWEKSLEQTDLNGLDSKPRKTGHIKSDLIDVDLVRGSTFSKAKPARPWTALTRKGLVRVLLFPFFFPWWIQVTSKSISVCILVLYFMQVAAVLLYMEVPSATASEVFGPMCLMLLLGTVHCQIVSTECSRWPLSGLSPGNSNSGTSPARRRRPRKGRGQKKSDEKNESEDMEQQGSSQLDEIQQLNRKDERRSKRKSGFGASDELSSEEEDGVQSVEVPPAVPRLRKPNPKAATRPQEGGGALRVKPREVERLRPSVGSRLASDTDDTMWEELLQGSDSASTGSSDSDDNGRFAASLALQQTTTLSSDDESLQGITGHQLSWFQACHPSKDRVSAIIWEQGECKKADMSVLEISGIILTRVKLAEQGVGYLVFGGLVTATLALLPFAFRLAQRLDVSSLCSLSASDLVEIVFSPASFHAYAFFFITTVLRVCLTGLFFFMMCVAERTYKQRLLFAKHFSHLTSARKAKKSEIPHFRLKKVQNIKMWLSLRSFLRRRGPQRSVDVIVSTIFLLALSTSFIICAQLLQSHKTFLESLTNWELMLWTSSLVLFLLRLATLGSETNCKYSNSSVLLTEQINLYLKMEKKPNKKEELNIVNNVLKLATKLMKELDTPFRLLGLTVNPLIYNITRVVILSAVSAVVSDLLGFNIRLWKIKP; translated from the exons ATGGCCAGAATATCCTGGTATCAAGAGAAG ATAGGCGCCTACGACCAACAAGTTTGGGAGAAATCGCTGGAGCAGACAGACTTAAAT GGTTTGGACAGCAAACCGAGGAAAACCGGTCACATCAAGTCAGACCTCATCGATGTCGACTTAGTAAGAG GGTCCACATTCAGCAAAGCCAAGCCAGCACGTCCATGGACAGCTTTGACTCGCAAGGGTCTGGTCAGAGTGTTACTGTTTCCTTTCTTTTTCCCGTGGTGGATCCAGGTCACATCCAAATCCATCTCCGTTTGTATTCTGGTGCTGTACTTCATGCAAG TGGCCGCAGTGCTCCTCTACATGGAGGTCCCCAGTGCCACTGCCAGTGAGGTGTTTGGGCCTATGTGTCTGATGCTGTTGCTAGGCACCGTGCACTGCCAGATTGTGTCCACCGAGTGTAGCCGGTGGCCCTTGAGTGGTCTATCTCCCGGCAATAGCAATAGTGGCACCAGCCCGGCCCGTAGGAGGAG GCCCAGGAAGGGCAGAGGCCAGAAGAAATCTGACGAGAAGAATGAGAGCGAGGACATGGAGCAGCAAGGCTCGTCACAGTTAGACGAAATCCAGCAATTAAACAGAAAAGATGAGAGAAGA AGCAAAAGAAAATCAGGTTTCGGAGCGTCTGACGAGCTCTCTAGTGAGGAAGAAGACGGAGTGCAATCAGTGGAAGTGCCACCCGCAGTGCCGAGGTTGAGGAAGCCCAACCCAAAAGCTGCAACGAGGCCTCAG GAAGGTGGCGGGGCCTTGAGGGTGAAGCCACGCGAGGTGGAGCGCCTCAGACCGAGCGTGGGCAGCCGTTTGGCCTCCGACACTGACGACACCATGTGGGAGGAGCTTCTCCAGGGCTCAGACTCTGCCTCGACGGGAAGCAGCGACAGTGATGATAATGGGAGGTTCGCTGCCAGTTTGGCGCTCCAGCAGACCACCACGTTGAGTAGCGATGATGAGAGCCTGCAAGGCATCACTGGA CACCAACTGTCCTGGTTCCAGGCGTGCCATCCTTCCAAGGACCGCGTCAGTGCCATCATATGGGAGCAGGGCGAGTGTAAGAAAGCAGACATGTCCGTGTTGGAGATCAGCGGGATCATCCTCACTCGG GTGAAACTAGCAGAGCAAGGCGTGGGCTACCTGGTGTTTGGTGGACTGGTGACCGCCACGCTGGCGCTGCTGCCCTTTGCCTTCCGCTTGGCCCAGCGTCTAGACGTGTCCAGCCTCTGCTCGCTGTCGGCGTCCGATCTGGTGGAGATAGTGTTCAGTCCGGCCAGTTTTCACGCTTACGCCTTTTTCTTCATCACAACGGTGCTGAGAGTGTGTCTCACAGGGTTGTTCTTCTTCATGATGTGTGTGGCTGAGAGGACATACAAGCAG AGGCTTTTATTCGCCAAACACTTCAGCCACCTCACGTCAGCCCGCAAAGCCAAAAAGTCAGAGATCCCTCACTTCCGCCTGAAGAAGGTGCAGAACATCAAGATGTGGCTGTCGCTGCGCTCCTTCCTCAGG AGGCGTGGCCCGCAGCGCTCCGTCGACGTCATTGTGTCCACCATCTTCCTGCTGGCCCTCTCCACCTCATTCATCATCTGTGCACAG cTTTTACAAAGCCACAAAACCTTCCTGGAGTCACTGACCAACTGGGAGCTGATGTTGTGGACCTCGTCGCTTGTTCTTTTCCTGCTAAGACTCGCCACACTGGGATCAGAGACTAACTGCAAATATAGCAACTCCTCTGTGTTGCTCACTGAGCAG ATCAACTTGTATCTCAAGATGGAGAAAAAGCCCAACAAGAAAGAAGAGCTCAATATAGTGAACAATGTCTTAAAGCTCGCTACTAAACTGATGAAG GAGCTGGACACTCCTTTCCGCCTTCTCGGTCTGACCGTCAACCCACTCATCTACAACATCACCAGGGTGGTCATCTTGTCGGCTGTTTCTGCCGTGGTCAGTGACCTGCTGGGCTTCAACATTAGA TTGTGGAAAATCAAACCTTAA
- the LOC131106170 gene encoding 6-phosphofructo-2-kinase/fructose-2,6-bisphosphatase 2-like isoform X1, protein MSNHQRDNGYVGSVDSKKDVRVNEKKCSWASYMTNSPTVIVMIGLPARGKTYMSKKLTRYLNWIGVPTKVFNLGVYRREAVRAYKSYDFFRHDNEEAMKIRKQCALVALQDVKVYLTDEGGQIAVFDATNTTRDRRDLIQAFVKENAFKVFFVESVCDDPEVIAANIMEVKVSSPDYPERHRERVMDDFLKRIECYKVTYQPLDPDDYDKDLSFIKVMNVGRRFLVNRVQDYIQSKIVYYLMNIHVHSHSIYLCRHGESNHNVEGRIGGDAELSPRGKQFACALRDFIEDHELSDLKVWTSQLRRTIQTAEELAVPYEQWKILNEIDAGVCEEMTYEMIQRSFPEEFALRDQDKYHYRYPGGESYQDLVQRLEPAIMELERQGNVLVVCHQAVMRCLLAYFLDKSAEDLPYMKCPLHTVLKLTPVAYGCKVEMFYLNVEAVNTHRDRPLAKMTKESALLLRRNSYTPLSSHDQVKRPRLYSAGNQPWLPLAPTPSALMPDGRPSQDSLCEGIHFDSPDETSGCIRF, encoded by the exons ATGTCGAACCACCAACGAGATAACGGTTACGTGGGCTCAGTCGATTCCAAGAAAGACGTGAGGGTGAATGAGAAGAAATGCT CATGGGCGTCTTACATGACAAATTCCCCCACCGTGATCGTCATGATTGGCCTGCCTGCCAGAGGGAAGACATACATGTCCAAAAAGCTCACGCGGTACCTCAACTGGATCGGCGTTCCCACCAAAG TGTTTAACCTGGGCGTGTACCGCAGGGAGGCCGTCAGAGCCTATAAGTCCTACGACTTCTTCCGCCACGACAACGAGGAGGCCATGAAGATCAGGAA GCAATGCGCTCTGGTGGCCCTGCAGGATGTTAAGGTGTACCTTACAGACGAGGGAGGCCAGATTGCT GTTTTTGACGCGACCAACACAACAAGAGATCGCCGAGACCTTATTCAAGCTTTTGTAAAGGAGAATGCATTTAAG GTGTTCTTCGTGGAGTCGGTGTGTGACGACCCTGAGGTCATTGCTGCTAATATCATG GAAGTCAAGGTGTCCAGTCCGGACTACCCCGAGAGGCACCGGGAGAGGGTCATGGATGACTTCCTGAAACGCATAGAGTGCTACAAGGTGACTTACCAGCCATTGGACCCCGATGATTATGACAA GGACCTGTCTTTCATCAAGGTGATGAACGTTGGCCGGCGGTTCTTGGTAAACCGGGTGCAAGACTACATCCAGAGTAAGATCGTCTACTACCTCATGAACATCCACGTGCACTCGCACTCCATCTATCTGTGTCGTCACGGCGAGAGCAACCACAACGTCGAGGGTCGCATCGGGGGAGATGCCGAACTTTCTCCTCGTGGCAAACAG TTTGCCTGTGCCCTTCGGGACTTCATCGAGGACCACGAGCTGTCAGACCTGAAGGTGTGGACGAGCCAGCTGAGACGCACCATACAGACGGCAGAGGAGCTAGCTGTCCCGTACGAGCAGTGGAAAATTCTCAATGAGATTGACGCG GGTGTTTGCGAGGAAATGACTTATGAGATGATTCAGAGGTCGTTTCCGGAGGAGTTTGCTTTGAGGGACCAAGACAAATATCACTATCGCTATCCTGGAGGGGAG TCGTACCAGGATCTGGTCCAGCGTCTGGAGCCGGCCATCATGGAACTGGAGAGGCAAGGCAATGTTCTGGTCGTCTGCCACCAGGCGGTCATGCGCTGTCTTCTGGCCTACTTCCTGGATAAAAGTGCAG AGGATCTGCCCTACATGAAATGTCCGCTTCACACCGTCCTCAAACTCACCCCCGTGGCGTATG GCTGTAAAGTGGAAATGTTTTATCTCAACGTGGAGGCGGTCAACACGCATCGGGATCGACCTCTT GCTAAAATGACAAAGGAATCTGCACTTTTACTACGGAGGAATAGTTACACACCCTTGTCCAGTCATGACCAGGTCAAGCGTCCCAGGCTGTACAGCGCTGGCAACCAGCCATGGCTACCGCTTGCCCCCACCCCGTCGGCTCTGATGCCCGATGGACGGCCGAGCCAA GACTCCCTGTGTGAAGGAATCCACTTTGACAGCCCCGATGAAACGAGCGGCTGCATCCGCTTTTGA